The following proteins come from a genomic window of Winogradskyella sp. PC-19:
- a CDS encoding DUF4407 domain-containing protein has translation MQDSNQLYHFFWKVSGEEAQVLNNTNAKLKSRFLCSGIIICVLFLLSVISYHYTFNKLFKIPVFSWIIGLVFTMVIINIYRLNIITLSSQKLKYSFGYFVSLGIRLVFIMLIGLTVIKPLELIIFDTVFSKGIEDAKQQKIEKALNKTATYFETEITNTEKALKDFRVKIETQRLVNYQTKEKSLTDKIEFLKADKTQQIKETEQLLNASPYFIKGLIFVNSKHPQMWLITLILVSLFLTPFVLKFSVTPSGIYNRKRLNIQNKIIEDEYSFFKKHYPLIFKKSIGRAIEVIEHYKNPPFNTVKIEDNRNIGKETDFIKHLYGNQDS, from the coding sequence ATGCAGGATAGCAACCAACTATATCATTTTTTTTGGAAGGTATCTGGCGAAGAAGCACAGGTCCTTAATAACACCAACGCCAAACTCAAAAGCAGGTTTTTATGTAGTGGTATTATTATTTGTGTGCTCTTTTTACTAAGCGTTATATCTTACCATTACACATTTAATAAGCTATTTAAAATACCCGTGTTTTCTTGGATAATTGGCTTAGTGTTTACTATGGTAATTATTAATATTTATAGACTAAATATTATTACGCTTTCTTCTCAAAAATTAAAGTATAGCTTCGGGTATTTTGTGTCCTTAGGCATTAGGCTTGTATTTATTATGCTTATAGGTTTAACGGTTATAAAACCATTAGAACTTATCATTTTTGATACTGTTTTTTCAAAAGGAATTGAAGATGCAAAACAGCAAAAAATTGAAAAAGCACTTAATAAAACAGCAACTTATTTTGAAACTGAAATAACCAATACAGAAAAAGCACTTAAGGATTTTAGGGTAAAAATTGAAACACAACGTTTGGTCAATTATCAAACTAAAGAAAAAAGTCTTACAGATAAAATTGAATTTTTAAAGGCGGATAAAACGCAGCAAATAAAAGAAACAGAGCAATTGCTAAATGCGTCGCCTTATTTTATAAAAGGACTCATTTTTGTTAATTCTAAACATCCACAAATGTGGCTGATAACTCTCATTTTGGTCTCATTATTCTTAACGCCTTTTGTTCTAAAGTTTTCTGTAACGCCTTCAGGAATATATAACAGAAAACGGCTTAATATTCAAAATAAAATTATTGAAGATGAGTACAGTTTTTTTAAAAAACATTATCCTCTAATTTTCAAAAAATCTATAGGTAGAGCAATTGAAGTTATAGAGCATTATAAAAATCCGCCTTTTAATACCGTCAAAATTGAAGACAATCGTAACATAGGTAAAGAAACCGATTTCATTAAACATCTATATGGCAACCAAGATAGTTAA
- a CDS encoding DUF4407 domain-containing protein — protein sequence MNRDYYHSPKPGKVMQWLWKAAGSDAYILKRSTYNDQVKYACLGGIVVATGFMAALAGGYAVYTIFEPKGSALDDATHIPTALMACIFGVIWGLIIFNIDRFIVAATGKGDGTEAITWKEFTGSIPRIIMGLVIAITISKPMEIRMFKSEIDAELHQTQLEKQKEYEEATTANYDGRFLEIEKGLKKIEIKRVDLIERIKKAEQDYSDQLNGKVPGTTPGNGPLSKALKSQIDKLELELDDFDETNKSELTRLNSEKLKLQTELDSELAKNKEVAGGLDGLLERIHLAHEVAGFWITFFITLLFIVIELTPIFFKMMLIKSPYDYMSDNVNELLKADQGIQIKYDYYKDKKGQERNLIINHQAKKKVDEKMMLIKAQTELSDYIIEKWKEKEKQNIDQNVEDYISEA from the coding sequence ATGAATAGAGATTATTACCACAGTCCAAAGCCAGGAAAAGTAATGCAATGGCTATGGAAAGCAGCTGGTTCAGACGCCTACATCTTAAAACGAAGCACCTACAACGACCAAGTAAAATACGCCTGTTTAGGTGGTATTGTTGTAGCCACAGGATTTATGGCAGCTTTGGCAGGTGGTTACGCTGTTTACACCATTTTTGAGCCCAAAGGTTCTGCCTTAGATGATGCTACGCATATACCAACGGCTTTAATGGCTTGTATATTTGGGGTTATTTGGGGCTTAATTATCTTTAATATAGACCGCTTTATCGTAGCAGCAACAGGAAAAGGCGATGGTACAGAAGCAATAACTTGGAAAGAATTTACTGGCTCAATACCACGTATTATTATGGGTTTGGTTATAGCTATAACTATTTCTAAACCTATGGAAATTAGGATGTTTAAATCTGAGATTGATGCCGAGTTGCATCAGACGCAATTAGAAAAACAAAAAGAATATGAAGAGGCTACAACAGCTAATTATGATGGTAGATTTCTAGAAATTGAAAAGGGATTAAAAAAGATTGAAATTAAAAGAGTTGATTTAATCGAAAGAATAAAAAAAGCAGAACAAGATTATAGTGACCAGTTAAACGGTAAGGTACCAGGAACAACGCCTGGTAATGGACCATTATCGAAAGCACTGAAAAGTCAAATAGATAAATTAGAATTAGAGTTAGATGATTTTGATGAAACGAATAAAAGCGAACTCACACGGTTAAACTCAGAAAAGCTGAAACTACAAACAGAATTAGATTCCGAACTCGCAAAGAATAAAGAAGTCGCTGGTGGTCTCGACGGTCTTTTAGAACGTATTCACTTAGCACACGAAGTCGCTGGTTTTTGGATCACTTTTTTTATAACCCTATTGTTTATAGTTATTGAGCTAACACCGATTTTCTTTAAAATGATGCTTATAAAAAGCCCTTACGATTATATGTCGGACAACGTTAATGAGCTACTAAAGGCCGACCAAGGCATACAGATAAAGTACGATTATTACAAAGATAAAAAAGGGCAAGAGCGTAATCTTATTATTAACCACCAAGCAAAGAAAAAAGTAGATGAAAAAATGATGCTGATTAAAGCGCAAACAGAGCTTAGTGATTACATTATTGAAAAGTGGAAAGAAAAAGAGAAACAGAACATAGACCAAAATGTAGAAGATTACATCTCAGAAGCCTAA
- a CDS encoding DUF2845 domain-containing protein, with translation MPWYIWIILVIVAIFFITYINDKQKRERLMKKYKDEVLVEKLMSGSFWQGQPKGQLIDALGKPEQISEQVLKTRKKEIWKYQKTGTNRYALKITIEDGKVIGWDKK, from the coding sequence ATGCCTTGGTATATATGGATAATACTAGTTATCGTTGCTATCTTCTTTATTACTTACATTAATGACAAGCAAAAAAGAGAGCGTTTAATGAAAAAATATAAGGACGAAGTTCTTGTAGAGAAACTAATGTCAGGCTCTTTTTGGCAGGGACAACCCAAAGGTCAGCTAATAGACGCTCTAGGAAAACCAGAGCAAATAAGTGAACAGGTTTTAAAAACAAGAAAAAAAGAAATTTGGAAATATCAAAAGACAGGAACCAATAGATATGCCTTAAAAATTACGATTGAAGATGGGAAAGTTATTGGTTGGGATAAAAAATAA
- the yidD gene encoding membrane protein insertion efficiency factor YidD — protein sequence MKVFLLIVIKLYWYLIPKNRRRKCLFKKSCSNYVYETTKSEGLFSGLKALKFRVKNCNPHYSIMELDGEKVLITKSNKIFKENFINQSIITSF from the coding sequence ATGAAAGTTTTCCTTTTAATAGTTATCAAGTTGTACTGGTATTTAATACCTAAAAATAGACGTAGAAAATGTCTATTTAAAAAGTCATGCTCAAATTATGTTTATGAAACAACTAAGTCTGAGGGATTATTTTCAGGTTTAAAAGCTTTAAAGTTTAGAGTTAAAAATTGTAATCCTCATTACTCCATTATGGAATTAGATGGAGAGAAGGTTTTAATTACTAAGTCTAACAAAATCTTCAAAGAGAACTTTATTAATCAGAGTATAATAACTTCGTTTTAG